GGGTTGTGCAAAAGCAACAAAACTAGATAGCACCAATAAAACAACAACTAATTTTTTCATCTATATTTTTATTTTTTTTATTTGGTAAGGTGGAATATGAATTTATGAATGTTGATTTTTTAGTAGTATAAAAATTAAGCCAACACCAACAGCTATACTTAGCACAATGTTAATTATTGCCATGGAATAGTTTCCAGTTTTTAGTAACGAAAAAGTTTCGAAACTAAAGGTAGAAAAAGTACTGAAACCACCACAAATACCAGTTATTAAAAATAGTTTAAGTACATCCGAATCAACCATTTTTTTAGTGTATAAAACCACTAAAGCCAATACCATACAGCTAATAATGTTTGAAATAAATGTGCCCAACGGAAAATTACCTTCGTAAAAAGTTAATACCATTTTTGAAATACCATAGCGCATTAAACTACCCAAACCCCCACCTAAAAATACAGCTACAATGTTTATCATATAACAAGTTTAAGGTTAAATTTTTGATTGGTAAATTGTAATAATTTCCAAAATACTAAAGCAATTACTACACCTAATAATGCACCACAAATAATGTCGGCAGGATAATGAACGCCTACATATATTCTACTATAAGATACTATTGCAGCCCAAACCAGCATAATGTGTAACAAATAAGAAAGGTGTTTTTTTAAAACAAAACCAATAAAAACGGCTAAAGCAAAAGTATTGGCAGCATGAGAAGAAACAAATCCATATTGACCACCACAACCATCAACAGTGTGTACTAAATCTTTAATTTCAGGATTGTGACAAGGGCGCAACCGTAAAAAAACATCTTTAAACAAGTTAACAGAAATTTGGTCGGCAGAAAGAATTACTAAAGCAATAAATGGAGCTAAAATAAACCCTCGCCACTTAAATTTTACAAACACCAAAACAGATAATAAAATGTATAATGGTATCCATGAATAACGTTCGGTGATAAACTGAAAAACAACATCAAAAAATGAATTGTGAATTCCGTTTAAGAATAAAAATAATTGGGTGTCGATATTAATGAGTGATGAAAAAATTTGAAAAAGTATTTATGTACAAACAAAGGTAATTATTTGTTGTTAAGAATCTAATCACAAATTAAATGTGTATGGTTATATTCTAGTGCCTTGAGTAATAAACGAAATTCCTTGTTGTCCTGAAGTTGAAATCATCACTGCCTCAAATAATGGCTCAATGTTTTCGTTTCTTGTTGCCCAATCAAAGGTAAAATTTGCACCAGTTCCACCTTGCACATCATTTTCGTTGATAACTATTTCAACTGTTTCTAATGGTAAAATAAAAATTGGGGCTTTAATATATTCTCTAATTAGAAACCCCTTAGTGTTATAATAATTTGCATTTTTGATAAATACAGAATCGGTAGAACTTGTATTTCTCATGCTTACAGTAACTGTTAAATTGTGGGTTCGTTTTTCGGTTTTACTATAAACCTCGGAATAAACAGATAAATAAGAACTACCAACAAACAAAGAGCTATCAGTTGTTAATGAAATTCTTTTTTCCTCCCAATTGGCATTGTTAACTTCAATTTTTGGTTGTTCGGTGGTGCAACTAATTAATAATAGCAAAGAGGCAATAAAGGCAATTTTTTTCATTAAAATATGATTATTTGTGGTTGTTCTAAATTAACAAAAATCTGTTAACCACAAAATGGCTTCTTCTTTTGTTTTAAACATTTTAATAGGAATTTCTGGTTTATACAAATGGTTATATGCATGAACCACAAATCGAATCATAATATTATCTTCTTTAATAGCACAGGCTGTTAAACATAAAGGCAGCTTCGAAGTTATGGAGCTTTTTACATCACTGCTTAAAGGAGCGTGTTGTACGAGGTCAACAAACAATGGTGTGGGCTTATTGTTATTGAGTTTAAGAATGGCTTCGTAAATTTCATCGATTTGTGTGATTGTTAAACCATTATAGTTGCTGTTGGGTAAAAAAGTAATAATACTATCGTTCCTCAATTCCATTTTAGCGAATTCGAGCTCAATAGTTTTAACTATTTCAACACCAGAAACAGACATGAATTTTTTAGAAAACAATTTTGTGTTAACAATACTGTTTTACCAAAAAAACAAAAAGAAGTTACATAAACAGTATATTATTCGTACAAGCTTAACCTTGATTTTAAATAGTTTACTTCTTGTTCCAATTCGTTTATACGGTTTAACATGCTATTCACAACGTCTAACGATTCAAACCCTAAACCTAAATCGTTATGTAACCTAAATAATCGTTCAATTTCGTTTATATCATCTTCAACAATATAGATGTTGTCAAGTTCTTGCTTAAATGCAATTAATTCATATTCAATCAAACCCTTTAAAAAAGAATTGTTAATCAGGGACATTTGGCTTACTTCTTCGAGTAAAAAGTAGTGTTTTTTATCCATGTTGTTTTAGTTTTTCTAATTCTGTAAATAATTCTTTTTCTTTAGCTGTTAGTTTTGTGGGTAAAACAATGTTGTAGGTTATATATAAATCACCATTTATGCCTTGTTGCTTATATTTAGGAAGTCCCTTACCCTTTAATTTTATCTTTGTTCCGTTAGCTGTTTCAGGAGCAACTTTTAGCTTCACCTTTCCTGTTAATGTATTGACATAAATTTCACCACCAAGCAAGGCTTTATAGAGATCTAAATTATAGTTGAGGTATAGGTCGTCTCCAACACGTTTAAAGTTAGTGTTGTTAACAATAGAAAATTTAATATACAAATCGCCATTTGGACCACCATTTAAACCTTGACCACCATAGCCTTTAATTTTTATTGTTTGCCCATCATCTATTCCAGCAGGAATGGTAATTCTGATGGGCTTATTACCTACTTGTATGGTTTGTTTTTGTGTGGCTAAAACATCGGTTAAATTTAATTGAAGAGTTGAACTATAATCTTGACCCTTAAATTGATTAGTGTAAGTTTTTTTAGACGAACCAAAACCTTGTTGACCAAAAAGAGATTCAAAAAAATCAGAGAACCCTTCATCATTAAAATTATGTGAGGAAGATTGTTGTCTATGTTGTTGATTTGGTCTAGCGCCAGCTTTTTCAAATTCGTCAGCGTGCTTCCAATCCTTACCGTATTTATCGTATTTTTTTCGTTTTTCTTTATCGCTTAATACTTCGTTGGCTTCATTAATTTCCTGAAATTTCTTTTTTGCCGATTCATCATTTGGATTTAAATCGGGATGGTATTTTCGGGCTAATTTCCTGTAGGCTTTTTTTATATCGTCTTCAGAAGCGGTTTTATTTACCCCCAAAATATGATAGTAATCGATAAAGTTCATGTTTAATTATTGTTTTATTTCAGATGACTTCTTAGTTGGTTTGTTCGACTCCATTAACCCAGGATGAAATCGGTTTAAAAATTCAGTTCTTGCCGAATCCATCTGTCTCATCATTTGTTCAATGTCAAAATTTTGCCGATTCCAATTTTCATAAAAATAGTCATTTTTAAAGAAATTATTTAGCAACAGAGAATCTGTTTTGGGAGAAAAAGAAAACTCATCACCCCATCCAAATTTATTTTCGGAATGAAAAAATTTATTAAACGACTGCATTATGCTGTCTAAATTAGTAGTAAAATGCTCGCCATTTGAGTTAGAATATGACCATCTGTATGTTGAATCATACTTTATTACATTTCCATTCTCATCAAGCTCTTTATTTACACTCCATTCTTCTTTAGGCTGACGCTCTGTAATTTTTGGTTCAACTTTTTTATCTTGAGCATTACATCCTAAAACACCAATGGCTATTATCGAAAACAATGCTTTTTTCATGGTTAAAAGATTTAAATGTTGATTTACAAAAAGCCCATGGGTGGTTTATATAAACAAACAACCTCATGGGCAAAATGTTTATTAGTTCTTATGAGATGGCAATTGTTCTTGCCGCTTTCGCTTTAGCCTCTTCTTTTTTATTAATGCTTACATTTAATATTCCATTATTGTAAGTGGCATTAATCTTTTCTGAATCTGCTGTTTCAGGTAAAGTAAAGGTTCGAGTAAACGAACTGTAACTGTATTCTCTTCTGGTATAGTTTTCATTTTTGTTTTCGTCAACAGTTTCATTTTTTTCTTCAGAAGAAATAGTCAACAAGTTTTGATCTAAATGGATGTTGAAATCCTCTTTCTTTTTTCCTGGAATAGCCAATTCAATATCAAACTTTTCAGGAGATTCTTTAATGTTTACAGCCGGCACTGTTATTCCTGCCTGAGCTACATTTGGGGTTCTAAAAAAATCGTTGTCAAACAAGTCGTTCCATACCGATGGAAACATACTTTCTTTTCTTTTTACTAGTGTCATAATATCAAAAATTTTAAGTTAATAATCAAATTCAGCAATTGCTTTTGCCAAAAATTTGCCAAAGCTAAAAAACTGCAATTTTTTCAGAAAAATGTCATTAAACACCTAAAAATCAAGACAATATGTCTTTTGGGTTGATTAAAAAAAGTCAAAATGACACATCAACAATCATTCAAAAACAATTTTTATATACAATAGGTTTAACTTCTTACCTTTGAATTTTTTAAAACAATATCTTGTGAAAACAAAAATTGCAATACTCGGAACAGGAAATTTGGGCTCGTCGTTAGTAAAAGGATTGGTAGAAAGTGGCAAGTATCAGCCAAATCAATTTACCTTAACTCGACGAAACATTTCGAAATTAGACCTTTTGAAAGAAGAAGGTTTTAGTGTAACAACCAACAATATTGAGGCGGCAAAAAAAGCTGACATCATTTTTTTAGCTGTTTTACCCCAAAAAATTAACATTGTTTTAGAAGAATTAAAAGGACATTTAAAACCAAACCAACTAGTTGTTTCGTTGGTTACAGGTATTAAAGTGGTAGAAATAGCCCATATTATTGGCAATGACATTCCTATTGTTAGAGCAATGCCCAACACGGCAATTTCTATACGCGAATCGATGACTTGTATTGCTACAACAGCAGAGTGGAAAAGCCACATTGGGGTGGTGCAAGATATGTTTGATTTGGTTGGGCTTACAGCAGTTATTAACGAAGAGCAAATGACCTCTGCAACTGCTTTGTGTGCTTGTGGTATAGCCTTTTTTTTAAGAGCAATTCGTGCCGCGTCGCAAGGTGGTAATGAAATAGATTTTCACGCCAGTGAAGCTTTACGAATGGCAGCACAAACTGCAAAAGGGGCTGCAAGCTTGTTAATTGCTAACAATTCTCATCCAGAAGATGAAATTGACAAAGTAACATCACCAAAAGGGTGTACCATTGCTGGATTAAACGAAATGGAACACAACGGATTTAGTTCATCGTTTATTAAAGGAATTACGGTTTCGGCAAAACAAGCCAAAGGGTTGTACAACGAGAAAAACTAAACGAAAAGATGTCATTTTTAATCTATATAAAAAGAATATTTTCGATACGATTAAAAAGAGTACCACAGAAACATCGAATACTAATTTTAGCACTTCTTGTTGGCTTACTTTCTGGGTTGGCAGCGGTAGTAATTAAAAACTCTGTACACTTTATAAAAAGCCTTTTAACTTGGGGTTTTGTTAAGGAATACGAAAACTATTTATACTTTATTTACCCTACAGTAGGTTTAATATTAACGGCTTATTTTGTTAAATATGTAATTAAACGACCAATAGGACACGGAGTTCCAAATGTGCTCTATGCCATTTCTAAAAACAAAAGCATTATTAAAGCTCAAAGCATGTTTGCTTCAATTGTGGCAAGTTCGCTTACAGTGGGTTTTGGTGGTTCGGTGGGTTTAGAGGGACCAACCGTTTCAACCACTAGTGCTATTGGAAGTAATATTGGTCAATTTTTTCGATTAAATTATAAAACCACAACGTTATTGTTGGGCTGTGGTGCAGCAGGAGCGATGTCGGGCATTTTTAATGCACCCATTGCTGCGTTGGTTTTTGTGTTGGAAGTTTTTATGTTTGATTTAACTTTAACCTCAATGATACCGTTTTTAATGGCGTCGGTAGCTGCGGCGTTGAGTTCAAGAATGATGTTGGGGAACAATGTGCTTTTTGATATAAAAATTCAAGATGTGTTTACTGTGGGAGATGTCCCATTTTTTGTTTTGTTGGGCATTTTTACAGGATTAATTTCGGCCTACTTTAACAAAATTTTTATTGTAATTGAAGAGTTTTTTGAACGCATAAAAAAGAAAAAAACAAGACTTATATTTGGTGGAATTACTTTGGGGATTATGATATTTTTTATTCCACCACTGTATGGAGAAGGTTTTGAAACCATTGTTTCTTTGCTCAACAATAACTATCAAGAAGTGTTTGACCACAGTTTGTTTTACGACCAACGCGAAAACATGGTTATTGTATTGGCTTTATTGCTTGGGGTGGTATTTTTAAAAGTAGTAGCATCGGGCGTTACTTTTGGTGCGGGTGGAGTAGGTGGTGTATTTGCGCCATCGTTGTTTATTGGCTCTACAAGTGGTTTTGTGTTTTCTAAATCGTTTAACCATTTTGGAGATTTTTCGTTATCTACTACCAATTTTACCTTGGTTGGGATGGCAGGATTAATTGCAGGTGTTTTACACGCCCCTTTAACCGCACTCTTTTTAATTGCAGAAATTACCAAAGGATACGAATTGATTATACCACTGATGATAACCGCAGCTATTTCGTACTTAATTTCAAAATACTTTGTGCCTCATTCGGTTTATAATACACAGTTGGCAAAAAGAGGCGAACTAATTACACGCCATAAGGATAAAGCTGTTTTAACCTTGATGAACCTAAAAGATGAAATAGAAAAAGATTTTATCAATGTTTCGCCAAAACAAAACCTTGGTGATTTGGTTAAAGTGGTTTCAAAATCGCCAAGAAACTTGTTTCCTGTTGTTGATGTTAAAGGGGTTTTACATGGAGTGGTAACGCTTGACGACATTCGTGAAATTATGTTTAGACCAGAACTGTACACAAAAATTAGTGTAGAATCTATCATGACTTTACCTCCCGATTATGTGTTATTATCAGACAATATGGATGTAGTTATGGATAAATTTTCTCAATCGAACGCATGGAATTTACCTGTAATTGATGGTGAAAAATACGTGGGTTTTGTTTCTAAATCAAAACTGTTTAATGCATACCGAAAACAATTACTTCATTTTTCTGAGGAATAGTTGATTAAACATGACAAAATACAGTTTGCAGGAACCCCTAAACCGCTAACTTTGTCGAAAAATTTGAGAAATGAGTTGGTTGTTTAAGCGTTCGGAAATTAGAAATTATATCTTTATTTTTTTTGGAAGCGCCTTTTTAGCGATGGGTATGGTGGGTTTTTTAGTACCCAATAAAATTGCCACAGGAGGAATTGCTGGGTTATCCATAATTTTTCACCATTTATTTAATTTACCTACGGGTTTAATACTTGCCATAGTTAACATACCGTTGTTGCTGGTAAGTGTTAAATATTTGGGTAAAAAATTTGCTGTCAGAACAATAATTGCTATTGGGTTAACAGCCATTATGGTCGATTTTT
This genomic interval from Flavobacteriales bacterium contains the following:
- the proC gene encoding pyrroline-5-carboxylate reductase, whose amino-acid sequence is MKTKIAILGTGNLGSSLVKGLVESGKYQPNQFTLTRRNISKLDLLKEEGFSVTTNNIEAAKKADIIFLAVLPQKINIVLEELKGHLKPNQLVVSLVTGIKVVEIAHIIGNDIPIVRAMPNTAISIRESMTCIATTAEWKSHIGVVQDMFDLVGLTAVINEEQMTSATALCACGIAFFLRAIRAASQGGNEIDFHASEALRMAAQTAKGAASLLIANNSHPEDEIDKVTSPKGCTIAGLNEMEHNGFSSSFIKGITVSAKQAKGLYNEKN
- a CDS encoding DUF3124 domain-containing protein, whose protein sequence is MKKIAFIASLLLLISCTTEQPKIEVNNANWEEKRISLTTDSSLFVGSSYLSVYSEVYSKTEKRTHNLTVTVSMRNTSSTDSVFIKNANYYNTKGFLIREYIKAPIFILPLETVEIVINENDVQGGTGANFTFDWATRNENIEPLFEAVMISTSGQQGISFITQGTRI
- a CDS encoding chloride channel protein, producing MSFLIYIKRIFSIRLKRVPQKHRILILALLVGLLSGLAAVVIKNSVHFIKSLLTWGFVKEYENYLYFIYPTVGLILTAYFVKYVIKRPIGHGVPNVLYAISKNKSIIKAQSMFASIVASSLTVGFGGSVGLEGPTVSTTSAIGSNIGQFFRLNYKTTTLLLGCGAAGAMSGIFNAPIAALVFVLEVFMFDLTLTSMIPFLMASVAAALSSRMMLGNNVLFDIKIQDVFTVGDVPFFVLLGIFTGLISAYFNKIFIVIEEFFERIKKKKTRLIFGGITLGIMIFFIPPLYGEGFETIVSLLNNNYQEVFDHSLFYDQRENMVIVLALLLGVVFLKVVASGVTFGAGGVGGVFAPSLFIGSTSGFVFSKSFNHFGDFSLSTTNFTLVGMAGLIAGVLHAPLTALFLIAEITKGYELIIPLMITAAISYLISKYFVPHSVYNTQLAKRGELITRHKDKAVLTLMNLKDEIEKDFINVSPKQNLGDLVKVVSKSPRNLFPVVDVKGVLHGVVTLDDIREIMFRPELYTKISVESIMTLPPDYVLLSDNMDVVMDKFSQSNAWNLPVIDGEKYVGFVSKSKLFNAYRKQLLHFSEE
- the crcB gene encoding fluoride efflux transporter CrcB yields the protein MNIVAVFLGGGLGSLMRYGISKMVLTFYEGNFPLGTFISNIISCMVLALVVLYTKKMVDSDVLKLFLITGICGGFSTFSTFSFETFSLLKTGNYSMAIINIVLSIAVGVGLIFILLKNQHS
- a CDS encoding J domain-containing protein, producing MNFIDYYHILGVNKTASEDDIKKAYRKLARKYHPDLNPNDESAKKKFQEINEANEVLSDKEKRKKYDKYGKDWKHADEFEKAGARPNQQHRQQSSSHNFNDEGFSDFFESLFGQQGFGSSKKTYTNQFKGQDYSSTLQLNLTDVLATQKQTIQVGNKPIRITIPAGIDDGQTIKIKGYGGQGLNGGPNGDLYIKFSIVNNTNFKRVGDDLYLNYNLDLYKALLGGEIYVNTLTGKVKLKVAPETANGTKIKLKGKGLPKYKQQGINGDLYITYNIVLPTKLTAKEKELFTELEKLKQHG
- a CDS encoding phosphatase PAP2 family protein, producing the protein MFSSLINIDTQLFLFLNGIHNSFFDVVFQFITERYSWIPLYILLSVLVFVKFKWRGFILAPFIALVILSADQISVNLFKDVFLRLRPCHNPEIKDLVHTVDGCGGQYGFVSSHAANTFALAVFIGFVLKKHLSYLLHIMLVWAAIVSYSRIYVGVHYPADIICGALLGVVIALVFWKLLQFTNQKFNLKLVI
- a CDS encoding Hsp20/alpha crystallin family protein; amino-acid sequence: MTLVKRKESMFPSVWNDLFDNDFFRTPNVAQAGITVPAVNIKESPEKFDIELAIPGKKKEDFNIHLDQNLLTISSEEKNETVDENKNENYTRREYSYSSFTRTFTLPETADSEKINATYNNGILNVSINKKEEAKAKAARTIAIS